One Nocardia iowensis DNA window includes the following coding sequences:
- a CDS encoding ubiquinol-cytochrome c reductase iron-sulfur subunit codes for MGRPDEGHDGGTPSNESTGHGAHVVSGSDSNAVAASDTPAVAGSGSHALTEPTEAELDAMTRDELVKLGTERDGVDVAYRRERFPVPGTRAEKRAERAVAFWFAVSGIAAAVLVGVFLFWPWEFKPSDDEGHTAYSLFTPLVGVTFGVSVLVIGIAVVLIRKLFIPAELSIQDRHDGPSPEVERRTLVAELQDALDTSTLGRRKLITRTAGAGVGVLGIGALLVFVGGMVKNPWAKRDKSPLWVSGWTPDYEGETIYIRRDTGRPEDIVLVRPEDLDAGAMETVFPWKEKWRGDEHATLQSLRGIRNSVMLIRLRTEDAQKAIKRKGQESFNYGDYFAYSKICTHLGCPTSLFEQQTNKILCPCHQSQFLATEWGKPIFGPAARALPQLPITVNSEGFLVAAGDFIEPLGPAYWERRS; via the coding sequence ATGGGTCGGCCGGATGAGGGCCACGACGGCGGCACGCCGTCGAACGAATCCACAGGCCACGGCGCCCACGTGGTTTCGGGTTCGGACAGCAACGCCGTGGCGGCATCGGACACCCCCGCGGTGGCCGGGTCCGGCAGCCACGCGCTGACCGAGCCGACCGAGGCGGAACTCGACGCGATGACCCGCGACGAGCTGGTCAAGCTCGGCACTGAGCGGGACGGCGTCGACGTCGCCTACCGGCGCGAGCGGTTCCCGGTCCCGGGCACCCGCGCCGAGAAGCGGGCCGAGCGCGCGGTCGCGTTCTGGTTCGCGGTCTCCGGCATCGCCGCGGCGGTGCTGGTCGGGGTGTTCCTGTTCTGGCCGTGGGAGTTCAAGCCGAGCGACGACGAAGGCCACACCGCCTACTCGCTGTTCACTCCGCTGGTCGGCGTCACCTTCGGTGTCTCGGTGCTGGTCATCGGCATCGCCGTGGTGCTGATCCGCAAGCTGTTCATCCCCGCCGAGCTGTCCATCCAGGACCGCCACGACGGTCCGTCGCCCGAGGTCGAGCGCCGCACCCTGGTCGCCGAGCTGCAGGACGCGCTGGACACCTCCACGCTTGGCCGCCGCAAGCTGATCACCCGCACCGCGGGCGCGGGCGTCGGCGTGCTCGGCATCGGCGCGCTGCTGGTGTTCGTCGGCGGCATGGTGAAGAACCCGTGGGCCAAGCGCGACAAGTCGCCGCTGTGGGTGTCCGGTTGGACCCCGGACTACGAGGGCGAGACCATCTACATCCGCCGCGACACCGGTCGCCCGGAGGACATCGTGCTCGTCCGCCCCGAGGATCTGGACGCGGGCGCCATGGAGACGGTGTTCCCGTGGAAGGAGAAGTGGCGCGGCGACGAGCACGCCACCCTGCAGTCGCTGCGCGGTATCCGCAACTCGGTCATGCTGATTCGGCTGCGCACCGAGGACGCGCAGAAGGCGATCAAGCGTAAGGGCCAGGAGAGCTTCAACTACGGCGACTACTTCGCCTACTCGAAGATCTGCACCCACCTCGGCTGCCCGACGTCGCTGTTCGAGCAGCAGACCAACAAGATCCTCTGCCCCTGCCACCAGTCGCAGTTCCTGGCGACCGAATGGGGTAAGCCGATCTTCGGTCCCGCCGCTCGCGCACTGCCGCAGCTGCCGATCACCGTCAACTCCGAGGGTTTCCTGGTCGCCGCTGGTGACTTCATCGAACCGCTCGGACCGGCCTACTGGGAGCGTCGTTCATGA
- a CDS encoding Rv2175c family DNA-binding protein, translating to MSAFPCSDDVLPESVALLPLPEVAERLGLVVTRVHQMLRDHQLLAVRRDGVAGVPERFFDDEGAIVRFLPGLITVMKDAKYTDEEILQWIFTDDDSLPGKPVDALHGPLAREVIRRAAADPF from the coding sequence GTGAGTGCATTTCCCTGCAGTGATGATGTCCTTCCGGAGTCCGTGGCGCTGCTGCCGCTGCCCGAGGTGGCCGAAAGACTCGGGCTCGTGGTGACCCGCGTCCATCAGATGCTGCGCGACCACCAGCTGCTCGCCGTCCGCCGCGACGGCGTGGCCGGCGTCCCCGAACGATTCTTCGACGACGAGGGCGCGATAGTCAGATTCCTTCCCGGTCTGATCACCGTGATGAAGGACGCCAAATACACCGACGAAGAAATCCTGCAATGGATCTTCACCGACGACGACAGCCTCCCCGGTAAGCCGGTCGACGCCCTGCACGGGCCGCTCGCCCGCGAGGTCATCCGGCGCGCCGCCGCAGACCCGTTTTGA
- the pknB gene encoding Stk1 family PASTA domain-containing Ser/Thr kinase: protein MIGQMLEGRYRIDAPIARGGMSMVFRGVDTRLDRPVAIKVMDPKFAGDPQFLSRFEFEARAVAKLKHPSLVAVYDQGVDGEYPFLIMELVEGGTLRELLRERGPMPPHAVRAVAEPVLAAIGVAHSAGLVHRDVKPENVLISDGGEVKIADFGLVRAVAAANTTSASVILGTAAYLSPEQVTSGTADARSDVYSFGVLIFELLTGRVPFTGDTSLSVAYQRIENDVPSPSRFIAGVPPEFDELVAKATAREPAHRFADANEMAAALRHIGAKLNLPPYRVPAPQESAEHLSASFKAVAANGRPPAAVPAPEPYTPQPVQHTKVVTAARPRVDYRPPDDYDQPPARQQQASSPYQAYAPDRTKSRRTALVWVAIVAILTLVVGFGGWWLGFGRYSPVPAIAGMDADRAVAALRDAGFETEVRQKASDIIPVGGVVGSDPSAGSRVTKGSTVAVLVSSGKPKVPDVNPGDQITRVNQLVRDAGLQPVDSGEVGSSAPKGTLAKIDPRPGTVLPAGAQVKVYRSKGSQPVKVPDVRGKTTDEATKILTDAGIEVRETKTQFDRGVEADKAIGTDPVAGTTIQSDDGVTLLVSNALKMPDVRGWTVANARAKLQSLGFDVEVKQLVASDSSLIVSQTPAVGANIESGDTVSLVALP from the coding sequence TTGATCGGCCAGATGCTGGAAGGGCGCTATCGCATCGATGCGCCGATTGCCCGCGGCGGCATGTCGATGGTCTTCCGTGGTGTCGACACCCGTCTGGATCGTCCCGTCGCCATCAAGGTGATGGACCCCAAGTTCGCCGGTGATCCGCAGTTTTTGTCCCGGTTCGAGTTCGAGGCGCGCGCTGTCGCCAAGCTCAAGCATCCGTCCCTGGTCGCGGTGTACGACCAGGGCGTCGACGGCGAGTACCCGTTCTTGATCATGGAGTTGGTCGAGGGCGGCACGCTGCGCGAGTTGCTGCGCGAACGCGGACCGATGCCGCCACACGCGGTACGGGCGGTGGCCGAGCCGGTGCTCGCGGCGATCGGCGTCGCGCATTCGGCGGGCCTGGTGCATCGGGACGTGAAGCCGGAGAACGTGCTGATCTCCGACGGAGGCGAGGTCAAGATCGCCGATTTCGGTCTGGTTCGCGCGGTTGCCGCGGCCAATACCACCTCGGCAAGCGTGATTCTCGGCACTGCCGCCTATCTGTCCCCCGAGCAGGTGACCAGCGGCACGGCCGACGCGCGCAGTGATGTCTATTCGTTCGGTGTGCTGATTTTCGAGCTGCTGACCGGGCGGGTGCCGTTCACCGGCGACACCTCGCTGTCGGTGGCGTATCAGCGGATCGAGAACGATGTGCCGAGCCCGAGCCGGTTCATCGCGGGGGTGCCGCCGGAGTTCGACGAGTTGGTCGCCAAGGCCACGGCGCGGGAGCCCGCGCACCGTTTCGCGGACGCGAACGAGATGGCGGCCGCGCTGCGGCACATCGGCGCGAAGTTGAACCTGCCGCCGTACCGGGTGCCCGCGCCGCAGGAGTCGGCCGAGCATCTGAGTGCCAGCTTCAAGGCTGTCGCGGCGAACGGGCGGCCGCCGGCGGCGGTACCCGCGCCGGAGCCGTACACGCCGCAGCCGGTGCAGCACACCAAGGTGGTCACGGCGGCGCGGCCTCGGGTCGATTACCGTCCGCCGGACGACTACGACCAGCCGCCCGCGCGTCAGCAGCAGGCGTCGTCGCCGTATCAGGCCTATGCGCCCGATCGCACCAAGTCGCGACGCACCGCGTTGGTGTGGGTGGCGATCGTGGCGATTCTCACCTTGGTCGTCGGTTTCGGCGGCTGGTGGCTCGGTTTCGGCCGCTATTCGCCGGTTCCGGCGATCGCCGGAATGGACGCCGACCGCGCGGTCGCGGCGCTGCGGGACGCGGGCTTCGAGACCGAGGTACGGCAGAAGGCGTCGGACATCATCCCGGTCGGCGGGGTGGTCGGCAGCGATCCGTCGGCGGGCTCGCGGGTCACCAAGGGATCGACGGTCGCGGTGCTGGTGTCCAGCGGCAAGCCGAAGGTGCCCGACGTCAACCCTGGCGATCAGATCACGAGGGTCAACCAGCTGGTCCGGGACGCGGGGCTGCAACCGGTGGATTCCGGCGAAGTCGGCAGTTCCGCACCGAAGGGCACGCTCGCCAAGATCGATCCCCGCCCCGGCACCGTACTTCCCGCCGGGGCGCAGGTGAAGGTCTACCGCAGCAAGGGTTCTCAGCCGGTGAAGGTGCCGGACGTGCGCGGGAAGACGACCGACGAGGCCACCAAGATCCTCACCGACGCGGGGATCGAGGTGCGCGAGACCAAGACTCAGTTCGATCGCGGCGTCGAGGCGGACAAGGCGATCGGCACCGATCCCGTCGCGGGGACGACCATTCAATCCGACGACGGCGTCACCCTGCTCGTCTCCAATGCGCTGAAGATGCCCGACGTGCGCGGCTGGACCGTCGCCAACGCCCGCGCCAAGCTGCAATCCCTCGGTTTCGACGTCGAGGTGAAACAGCTTGTGGCCAGCGACAGCTCACTCATCGTCTCGCAAACCCCGGCCGTCGGCGCCAATATCGAGTCGGGTGACACCGTCTCGCTCGTCGCGCTGCCGTAG
- a CDS encoding polyadenylate-specific 3'-exoribonuclease AS codes for MKPGRRTELLRRRPISLRYFYDCEFIEDGVTIDLVSIGVVCEDGREYYAVSTEFDPDRAGPWVRRHVLPQLPSPSARVWRSRAQIRDDLYKFLVPRSSVVPELWAWVGAYDHVALCQLWGSMVDLPTSFPRYTNELRQHWEAHGRPELPPVPADAHDALADARHNLAKFEAIEASRRSTPRL; via the coding sequence ATGAAACCCGGGCGCCGGACCGAACTGCTGAGGAGAAGACCGATCTCGCTTCGATATTTTTACGACTGCGAATTCATCGAGGACGGGGTGACCATCGACCTGGTCTCCATCGGTGTCGTCTGCGAGGACGGACGCGAATATTACGCGGTGTCCACCGAATTCGATCCCGACCGGGCGGGCCCGTGGGTGCGTCGGCACGTGCTTCCGCAGCTGCCTTCACCGTCCGCGCGGGTGTGGCGGAGCCGAGCGCAGATCCGCGACGACCTGTACAAGTTCCTGGTGCCGCGCTCGTCGGTGGTGCCGGAGCTGTGGGCCTGGGTCGGCGCGTACGACCATGTGGCGCTGTGCCAGCTGTGGGGTTCCATGGTGGACCTGCCCACCTCCTTCCCCCGCTACACCAATGAGCTGCGCCAGCACTGGGAGGCGCACGGGCGCCCGGAGCTGCCGCCGGTGCCCGCGGACGCGCACGACGCGCTGGCCGACGCCAGGCACAATCTGGCGAAGTTCGAGGCCATCGAGGCGTCCCGGCGCAGCACACCACGGCTGTAG
- a CDS encoding cytochrome c oxidase subunit 3 yields the protein MTTAVGTPGSAITQRVHSLNRPNMVSVGTIIWLSSELMFFAGLFAMYFVARAQAHGNWPPEPTELNLKLAVPVTAVLVASSFTCQMGVFAAERGDVFGLRRWYVITLVMGTFFVLGQGYEYMNLVHEGTSISSSAYGSVFYITTGFHGLHVIGGLIAFVFLLIRTKVSKFTPAQATAAIVVSYYWHFVDIVWIGLFATIYFVR from the coding sequence GTGACGACCGCAGTAGGGACCCCCGGATCGGCCATTACCCAGCGTGTGCACTCGCTGAATCGGCCCAACATGGTCAGCGTCGGTACCATCATCTGGCTGTCCAGCGAGTTGATGTTCTTCGCCGGCCTCTTCGCGATGTATTTCGTCGCGCGCGCGCAGGCTCACGGCAACTGGCCGCCGGAACCGACCGAGCTGAACCTGAAGCTCGCCGTGCCGGTCACGGCCGTGCTGGTCGCATCGTCGTTCACCTGCCAGATGGGTGTGTTCGCCGCGGAGCGTGGTGACGTGTTCGGCCTGCGTCGCTGGTACGTCATCACCCTGGTCATGGGCACCTTCTTCGTGCTCGGCCAGGGCTACGAGTACATGAACCTGGTGCACGAGGGCACCTCGATCTCGAGCAGCGCCTACGGCTCGGTGTTCTACATCACCACCGGTTTCCACGGTTTGCACGTCATCGGCGGTCTGATCGCGTTCGTGTTCCTGCTGATCCGCACCAAGGTCAGTAAGTTCACTCCCGCGCAGGCCACTGCCGCGATCGTCGTCTCGTACTACTGGCACTTCGTCGACATCGTCTGGATCGGGTTGTTCGCCACGATCTACTTCGTCCGCTGA
- a CDS encoding cytochrome b encodes MSPSVAAQANEMDERYIAAAFVKRSINKVFPTHWSFLLGEIALYSFIILLLSGVYLTLFFDPSMSEVVYNGAYQPLRGVTMSRAYETSLNITFEVRGGLFVRQVHHWAALLFAASIIVHLFRIFFTGAFRKPREANWVIGCLLLILAMFEGFFGYSLPDDLLSGTGLRAAFGGITMSIPIAGTWMHWLIFGGDFPGTIIIPRLYIAHVLLFPGIILALIAAHVALVWYQKHTQFPGPGRTENNVVGARIIPVFAADQGAFFAFTLGIVGIMGGVFQINPIWNLGPYNPSQVSAGSQPDFYMMWTDGLARLMPPWELYLGRYTVPAVFWVALIMGLVFTVLIMYPWIEKRLTGDTAPHNLLQRPRDVPVRTAIGAMAIGFYVVLTLSCVNDIVALKFDISLNATTWMGRIGILVVPPVAYFVAYRFCIGLQRSDRAVLEHGIETGVIKRLPHGEYIEIHQPLGPVDDHGHPIPLEYQGAQVPKKMNKLGSAGKPGTGSFLRPDPWQESEQHFEIEHAEEHRQLAVLQQRQEKEHGGKHSH; translated from the coding sequence ATGAGCCCTTCCGTCGCAGCCCAAGCTAATGAGATGGACGAGCGGTATATCGCCGCTGCGTTCGTGAAGCGGTCGATCAACAAGGTCTTTCCGACCCACTGGTCGTTTCTGCTCGGTGAGATCGCGCTGTACAGCTTCATCATCCTGTTGCTGTCGGGCGTCTACCTGACCCTGTTCTTCGACCCGTCGATGAGCGAGGTCGTCTACAACGGCGCGTACCAGCCGTTGCGCGGCGTGACCATGTCGCGGGCCTATGAGACCTCGCTGAACATCACCTTCGAGGTGCGCGGCGGTCTGTTCGTCCGCCAGGTCCATCACTGGGCGGCACTGCTGTTCGCGGCGTCGATCATCGTGCACCTGTTCCGCATCTTCTTCACCGGCGCGTTCCGCAAGCCGCGTGAGGCGAACTGGGTGATCGGCTGCCTGCTGCTCATCCTGGCGATGTTCGAGGGCTTCTTCGGTTACTCGCTGCCCGACGACCTGCTGTCCGGCACCGGCCTGCGGGCCGCGTTCGGCGGTATCACGATGAGCATCCCGATCGCCGGTACCTGGATGCACTGGCTGATCTTCGGTGGGGACTTCCCCGGCACGATCATCATCCCGCGCCTCTACATCGCGCACGTGCTGCTGTTCCCCGGCATCATCCTCGCGCTGATCGCCGCGCACGTCGCGCTGGTCTGGTACCAGAAGCACACCCAGTTCCCCGGACCGGGCCGGACCGAGAACAACGTGGTCGGTGCCCGCATCATTCCGGTGTTCGCCGCCGACCAGGGCGCGTTCTTCGCCTTCACCCTCGGCATCGTCGGCATCATGGGCGGCGTCTTCCAGATCAACCCGATCTGGAACCTGGGGCCGTACAACCCCTCCCAGGTGTCCGCGGGTTCGCAGCCGGACTTCTACATGATGTGGACCGATGGCCTGGCCCGGCTGATGCCGCCGTGGGAGCTGTACCTGGGTCGCTACACGGTGCCCGCCGTGTTCTGGGTGGCGCTGATCATGGGCCTGGTGTTCACGGTGCTGATCATGTACCCGTGGATCGAGAAACGGCTCACCGGCGACACCGCGCCGCACAACCTGCTGCAGCGGCCGCGCGATGTGCCGGTCCGTACCGCGATCGGCGCCATGGCGATCGGCTTCTACGTGGTGCTGACCCTGTCGTGTGTGAACGACATTGTCGCGCTGAAGTTCGACATCTCGCTGAACGCGACCACCTGGATGGGCCGCATCGGCATCCTGGTCGTGCCGCCGGTCGCGTACTTCGTCGCCTACCGGTTCTGCATCGGCCTGCAGCGCAGCGACCGGGCGGTGCTCGAGCACGGCATCGAGACCGGTGTGATCAAGCGACTGCCGCACGGTGAGTACATCGAGATCCACCAGCCGCTCGGCCCGGTCGACGACCACGGTCACCCGATCCCGCTGGAGTACCAGGGCGCGCAGGTCCCGAAGAAGATGAACAAGCTGGGCTCGGCGGGCAAGCCGGGCACCGGTAGCTTCCTGCGGCCCGATCCGTGGCAGGAGAGCGAACAGCACTTCGAGATCGAGCATGCCGAAGAACACCGGCAGCTCGCGGTGCTGCAGCAGCGCCAGGAAAAGGAACACGGTGGCAAACACAGTCACTGA
- a CDS encoding phytoene/squalene synthase family protein, protein MSGAAQRSTELAVAYRECRQIAAAHGRTYFLATRLLSAERRPAVHALYAFARMVDDIVDHAESAAAQCFPQGDRPERGPADELDLIEKQLRIALERRQHSPATTAGQHSRTMVLLAVADTIHRHGIAAHHFWTFLDSMRMDVPGTPRFRDRYATMAELRDYTRGSAAAIGLQLLPVLGTVVPIAEAEPAAAALGEAFQLTNFLRDVAEDLDRGRVYLPADELAAFGVDDALLAHCRHTAHTDPRVRRVLAHLIAINRDIYRRAQPGIDLLDPRVRPAIRTAAVLYASILDRIEASDYAVFTDRAIVPRHQRLRVAATEFTRAALHRRGS, encoded by the coding sequence ATGAGCGGCGCGGCGCAGCGCAGCACCGAGCTCGCCGTCGCGTATCGCGAATGCAGGCAGATCGCGGCGGCGCACGGCCGGACGTACTTTCTGGCGACCCGGTTGCTCTCGGCCGAGCGCAGGCCCGCGGTGCACGCGCTGTACGCGTTCGCCAGGATGGTGGACGACATCGTCGACCACGCGGAAAGCGCTGCCGCACAATGCTTCCCGCAAGGTGATCGTCCCGAGCGCGGTCCCGCCGACGAACTCGACCTGATCGAGAAGCAGCTGCGCATCGCCCTCGAGCGACGCCAGCACAGTCCGGCGACCACCGCCGGTCAGCACTCGCGCACCATGGTCCTACTCGCGGTCGCCGACACCATCCACCGCCACGGCATTGCCGCCCACCACTTCTGGACGTTCCTGGACTCCATGCGAATGGACGTCCCCGGCACCCCGCGGTTCCGCGATCGCTACGCCACCATGGCCGAGCTACGCGACTACACGCGCGGCTCAGCCGCCGCCATCGGACTCCAACTACTGCCGGTCCTCGGCACCGTCGTGCCGATCGCCGAGGCCGAACCAGCCGCCGCCGCGCTCGGCGAGGCCTTCCAGCTCACCAACTTCCTGCGCGACGTAGCCGAAGACCTCGACCGCGGCCGGGTCTACCTCCCCGCCGACGAGCTGGCCGCCTTCGGCGTCGACGACGCCCTGCTCGCCCACTGCCGCCACACAGCCCACACCGACCCCCGCGTACGCCGAGTCCTCGCCCACCTCATCGCGATCAACCGAGACATCTACCGCCGCGCCCAGCCCGGCATAGACCTACTCGACCCCCGCGTACGCCCCGCCATCCGCACCGCGGCCGTCCTCTACGCCAGCATCCTCGACCGCATCGAAGCCTCGGACTACGCCGTCTTCACCGATCGCGCCATAGTCCCCCGCCACCAGCGCCTCCGCGTGGCCGCAACCGAATTCACCCGCGCCGCACTACACCGCCGAGGAAGCTAG
- a CDS encoding c-type cytochrome, with amino-acid sequence MSSSPPSAPEPASNGNGEASKTRRQRRVRRRIAGGLALLVGLVGAGFLAAALTPDPQRATAHEDQSALIREGQQLYDTSCITCHGANLQGVQDRGPSLIGVGEAAVYFQVSSGRMPMARNEAQAQRKPPKFDARQTDALGAYVAANGGGPSVVRDANGEIAQESLRGEDIARGSELFRMNCASCHNFTGRGGALSSGKFAPPLEPANEQQIYNAMISGPQNMPKFSDRQLTPEEKRDIIAYVMNAKEESAPGGWDLGGFGPATEGLVIWVVGITTVVGAAIWIGSRS; translated from the coding sequence ATGAGTTCATCTCCCCCGTCAGCGCCAGAGCCCGCAAGCAACGGGAACGGCGAGGCCAGCAAGACACGCAGGCAGCGCCGCGTTCGCCGTCGCATCGCGGGTGGGCTCGCGCTGTTGGTGGGCCTCGTCGGAGCAGGCTTCCTGGCAGCGGCCCTGACGCCGGACCCGCAGCGCGCGACCGCGCACGAGGACCAGTCCGCGCTGATCCGCGAGGGCCAGCAGCTCTACGACACCTCCTGCATCACCTGCCACGGCGCGAACCTGCAGGGTGTGCAGGACCGCGGCCCCAGCCTCATCGGCGTCGGTGAAGCCGCCGTCTACTTCCAGGTGTCCTCCGGTCGCATGCCGATGGCCCGCAACGAGGCCCAGGCGCAGCGCAAGCCACCGAAGTTCGACGCTCGCCAGACCGACGCGCTCGGTGCGTACGTCGCGGCCAACGGCGGCGGCCCGAGCGTGGTCCGCGACGCCAACGGTGAGATCGCGCAGGAGTCGCTGCGCGGCGAGGACATCGCCCGTGGTTCGGAGCTGTTCCGGATGAACTGCGCGTCCTGCCACAACTTCACCGGACGCGGCGGCGCGCTGTCCTCCGGCAAGTTCGCACCGCCGCTGGAGCCCGCCAACGAGCAGCAGATCTACAACGCGATGATCTCCGGCCCGCAGAACATGCCGAAGTTCTCCGATCGGCAGCTGACGCCGGAAGAAAAGCGCGACATCATCGCCTACGTCATGAACGCGAAAGAGGAGAGCGCCCCCGGCGGGTGGGACCTCGGTGGGTTCGGTCCCGCGACCGAGGGTCTGGTCATCTGGGTGGTCGGCATCACGACGGTCGTCGGTGCAGCGATTTGGATCGGATCTAGGTCATGA
- a CDS encoding class II 3-deoxy-7-phosphoheptulonate synthase: MNWTVDVPIDRLPELPPLPTELRRRLDDALARPALQQPSWDPEQAAVMRTVLESVPPICVPAEVEDLREQLAEVARGEAFLMQGGDCAETFADNTEPHIRGNIRTLLQMAVVLTYGASLPVVKVARIAGQYAKPRSSDTDALGLKSYRGDMVNALVADPDMREHDPSRLVRAYANASAAMNLVRALTGAGMADLHKVHDWNRDFVAKSPAGARYEALAEEIDRGLAFMNACRVNDPSLKSARIYASHEALVLDYERAMLRLSENAAGEPVLYDLSAHFLWIGERTRQLDGAHIALAELLANPIGLKIGPSTTPELAVEYVERLDPNNEPGRLTIVSRMGNGKVRDVLPPIIEKVQATGHQVIWQCDPMHGNTHEASTGFKTRHFDRIVDEVQGFFEVHHALGTHPGGLHIELTGEDVTECLGGAQDISDLDLSGRYETACDPRLNTQQSLELAFLVAEMLR, from the coding sequence GTGAACTGGACCGTCGACGTACCGATCGATCGCCTGCCGGAATTGCCGCCGCTGCCTACCGAGCTGCGCAGGCGGTTGGACGACGCCCTCGCCCGCCCCGCGCTGCAGCAGCCGTCGTGGGACCCGGAGCAGGCGGCGGTGATGCGCACCGTACTGGAGAGCGTGCCGCCGATCTGCGTGCCCGCCGAAGTGGAGGACCTGCGCGAGCAGCTGGCCGAGGTGGCCCGCGGCGAGGCTTTCCTCATGCAGGGCGGTGACTGCGCCGAGACGTTCGCCGACAACACCGAACCGCACATCCGCGGCAACATCCGCACCCTGCTGCAGATGGCCGTCGTGCTCACCTACGGCGCGAGCCTGCCGGTCGTTAAGGTGGCCCGGATCGCAGGCCAGTACGCGAAACCGCGGTCCTCCGATACCGACGCGCTCGGCCTCAAGTCTTACCGCGGCGACATGGTCAACGCACTGGTCGCCGATCCCGATATGCGCGAGCACGACCCGTCGCGGCTGGTGCGCGCCTACGCCAACGCCAGCGCGGCGATGAACCTGGTGCGCGCGCTGACCGGCGCTGGCATGGCCGACCTGCACAAGGTGCACGACTGGAACCGCGACTTCGTCGCCAAGTCGCCCGCAGGCGCCCGCTACGAGGCGCTGGCCGAGGAGATCGACCGCGGCCTCGCGTTCATGAACGCGTGTCGGGTGAACGACCCGAGCCTGAAGTCCGCCCGCATCTACGCCAGCCACGAGGCGCTGGTCCTCGATTACGAGCGCGCCATGCTGCGCCTCAGCGAGAACGCCGCGGGCGAGCCGGTGCTCTACGACCTGTCCGCGCACTTCCTGTGGATCGGCGAACGGACCAGGCAGCTCGACGGCGCGCACATCGCGCTCGCCGAACTGCTCGCCAACCCGATCGGCCTGAAGATCGGCCCGTCGACCACGCCCGAGCTGGCCGTGGAGTACGTCGAACGGCTGGACCCGAACAACGAGCCCGGTCGACTGACCATCGTCTCCCGGATGGGCAACGGCAAGGTCCGCGACGTGCTGCCGCCCATCATCGAGAAGGTGCAGGCGACCGGCCACCAGGTCATCTGGCAGTGCGACCCGATGCACGGCAACACCCACGAGGCCTCCACCGGTTTCAAGACCCGCCACTTCGACCGCATCGTCGACGAGGTGCAGGGCTTCTTCGAGGTGCACCACGCCCTCGGCACCCACCCCGGCGGCCTGCACATCGAGCTGACCGGCGAGGACGTCACGGAATGCCTCGGCGGCGCCCAGGACATCTCCGACCTGGACCTGTCCGGCCGCTACGAAACCGCCTGCGACCCCCGCCTCAACACTCAGCAGTCGCTGGAGCTCGCCTTCCTCGTCGCCGAAATGCTGCGCTGA